TCCTGCCCAACTCTAACCTTGTCTCGTTCTTGTCAGCTCTTCTGCTCTTGCAACGTTGCGTTCTCCTTCCTTGCGTTGTCCCAGCTCCCACGCTGGCACGCTCCATGAACTGGTCTGCTCACTTCTTTCTGACTTGACCTGGTATGGTCTTTTGGGTATGATGAACTACAGAAATCGAAGCTCAAGTATTGGCATCTCGTAGCCGGGGCACAGGTAGCAGTGTGAAATCAGGAGACATTGTATCGACTGGTTGTTGCCTGGTCGGTACACGCCGCCCTGTACAATGGTTCGACTGCACAGCGAGGCAGCGCCATATTCGTGTCCACCAAACGAACATGTGCGTCCACGTGCACGAATCACGGCACACCCATTGTGGAGCACAAGCGCTTACTGGAGGTATTTTTTTTCCCACAGCAGGCACTGATAACGGGTGGTTTCGTTTTTGTTTTCACGTGCAGCAGAGGAACAAGAAGTCCGGCTGGAGCCCCTTCGCCACCaagcgccggccgccgtcacCGCCACCGCAGGAGTCCATCTTCGAGAGCAACCCTGACGCCGCCGTGGTGGCCGAGGCTCTGCGCGCTACAATCGGCGCCGCAGGGGGAGGCGCCAGGCCCCGGCGAGCACCCAACGGCAAGCATTACTAGAGTGAAATCAAGAGACTCCTACAGAAACTATAGGGGATGATTTTATTTGTTGTACATAGAATGTATGAATGAATCAAAGAAAAACAGAGAGAAAAGGGAGAGTACATAGCACAATCAGCAACAAATTGACCATTCACAATTGTGAAGAACaatggatgtgtatcaagtatGGTTCAGGTGATATGATAGAAATCATTAGTTTTTCATTGATCGGAGTGCTTTTTTCTGCCATGGAATATATCTCATCCTGCTTCAttacttgttttttttcttcatttgatTGCTCTCATATTCATTGCTCCAATCATTACTTCATGACGACTAAAAAAATCATGGCAGAATCAAGCTAACTAATGATATGCTGTCAGTGCGCGATTAATCATTTCTCTTCCTGCTATAATCTCATCTCCATTTGTGCCTAATCCTAGCAAATTATTTACACAAATTACAATTCAATGGAAAGCACGAAAATTCTAATACAATCCTCGCCAAAAAAACAGAGAATGCTAAGAAAAATTCTAATCACACAAGAACCGGAAGAGCAAGGGAAGACAGAAGAAATTGCAACCAAGAACCGCAAGCGCGGTGTCGCCGGTGGAGTCAGGGCCGGAAGAGCGCCCCGATGaagctgaggcagcctcgcagGAGGCGGCAGAGCGGGCCCCGccagcgccggccgcggcggccggggtccTCCCTCGCGGACGGCGTCATCTGCAGGTACGCGTACGCCGCGTGCTTCACCAGCGGGTGCCGGATCATGTGTACGTCCCCGCAgctgccgcagccgccgccgatgaCGCCGCAGGCCGCGGGCGAGCCGCCCGCGGTCGCGGCGTACTCCGGCGACGACAGGATGTCCCGGAGGCTGGTGTAcccgtgcccgccgccgcctctgctgttGCTGTCGTCGTCGCTCCCGGCGCCGTTGGGGATATCGATCACCGGAGGCgcccacggcgccgccgcgcgcttctTGGGCGTGCGCCAGTGCCGCAGCTCGAAgtcgccggcggccgagccgttggcgagcggcgagcgcggccggcGGGCCTGCAGCGACGTCGGCGAAAGCTTCGGCAACTCCGGCGGCACGACGGCTGGCGCCGACGGCATAGCAGAAGCGATCGGCGAGTGGCACGAATCGAATcaaacagcgagctcgggaggaggaggcgacgacgacttgcTCGGGACGGAGAGAGTGGGAGGGGGAGAAGAATTATCTTCTTTTTGCACGGGTGTGATATATAGCGGCCTCTAAAAACGCTTCGAAATGGCATAAGGTGGCCCACATGTCATGGACTGGGTAGCTGTTGGGGAAAATCAGTAGTGTGAATTTCGGGGGTGAGATTACGACGGGAATGGAATTTTGGGGGCTAGCGAACCTGAAACGGCTTGTCAGACCGCGCAGGGCGAGCGGCTCGGGGTGGCGGGTGGGGCCCACGGAAATTATTGGGATCCACGTCAGCATCTGGCCGACTGCGGCGTTCCTCTTCCTCCCATGGTTTTCTTTTCCAGCGTCAGGGTGCACTCTTGATTTCGTTCAGGATAGTTTGGAACAATTCACAAATCCTAGCACCCATTACAGAAATCTTCTAGATACTTTCGAAAAATTGTATTAGCTCCTAATTATCAGTCTGTACTACGTGCTTTGGATGAGTTATCTGTGAAACATTTGTTTGCTTATCAACACTTGCAAGCAATTTATATTTGGGATTTTCTTAAGAGGCCATGAAATAGGAATATATATGCTATGCAAAATTACACTGGATGTCATTTCACAAAAATGTGCATACAAATATAgaaaaagtctatttttgaTCATCCAATTTTGGCCTCAGTTTTGTTTTGGCCATCGATCTCCAAAACCGGAGATCTTTGgtcatccaactatcaaaaccgttaAAATTTGACCATCAGACTGTTTTGGTGGGtggttttaaattttttatttacaatTAAGTCCTTAAATCTTAAATGATTATTATTTTTTGTCCGTACCTCCGATTTAGGTCATTCTTGCGGTCACGCATTCGTAACGGTGAGCTTTATATTTTACACGACATAAGAATAACAtaacaaatagtaataaaatagTATAAAGAATATTTTAAAAGATAAAGCTTACCGTTACAAACGCGTGATCGCAGGAATGACCTAAATCGAAAGTACGGGCAAAAAGTAATAATCATTTTAAGATATAAGGACTtaattgtaaataaaaaaattaaaaccacccaccaaaacagcccgatggtcaaatttgaacggttttgatagttggatggttaaagatacccggttttggagttcgatggccaaaaccaaaccaagaccagaGTTAGATGATCAAAAATGGATTTTTTCCTACTAATATCTATCTAGAAATGCTACATAAGCAAGTTGGACTGCCACAAAAGGATGCCTTTTTAAAAGCATACGTAACAATATCTCACGATCATCCAatatttcatttttaatttagAGGTGTTCCACCTTGACATCTCTTAGCTATTGATAAAATTTTTAATCACGGACGATCTGGTAATTTCATACTAGGTGTACTAGCGTAACAGATGGTGCATTGTACCTAGTAGTCAATTATGGAGTCCTGTTTCGTTCTAAGAAAAAGTTGTCGTCTcaaaaatattattagaattcatttagaaaatattatattgaaaaagGTTTCGTTAACATAACTGAGCAGTACTAATATGTAACACCTCATCATATTATTGTATTTGTAATCAGCTACACTACTATACAAGTCCAATTTATCTGTGTCCAGTGATTAAAACAAATGGAAATGTaattggcaaagcattcacttGACCAAACCTAAGAAGTCAACCATCCAAATATACAAAGGACGACGAGAcgagattaaaaaaaaaacagtattGCATGGTCATGTGTTCACGACTACAAAATCTCCACAGCAAGATGATTATCCTGTAGATAACAACAGAAACATCTCTATCACAAGTTTGGGGCCACTACAAAGAACATTTCAAAACAGGGATGAGAATTAGTAGGAGCAATTACCTAACCTTCTTGGATAAATCGAATGGCCAGGATGGAAGGCTACATAATGGGCCCCAGCAATGTACAGGCACCAGTGCACCGAGAAAATTGTGGCGCTCCATCGGAGAATGTGGCCCTAATTTTGCCGCATTTCGCTCGTGCCCTCGCTGCGTCACAGCACAGCGCCTTACCTTTCTCGACCCTGTTGCCGCATGTGGGGCCCAGGGGTGGGGCCCGCTCGGGATCAGTCCTAGTCAGCAATAAGCATTCCGTCGGATTCCTGGTCCACGTTGGAGAGTGTTCGATGCTCACTCAACAGTCAGCATGGCGCACTTGGGATACATTCTTTGGGACTTGATGAACAGCATCTGGGATTTCAGGAATTCAGGGTGAGCTAGCTTGGGCAAGTGGCGGACGATGCGAATTCTCCTCTTCTTTTTGGACAGGTAGGGCATATAGGTAGAGCACATGTGTAACAGCTGAGTTTAGGATAGAATATTAGCTAGACGAAAATTGTATGAACGAAACACCAATTCGTTAAAATTTATTAGAAACTGATATATAATCCCATCAAAGTGCAGTCAAgcactctgttcgctgtgctgtCGCTAGTggatggtgctgatttgttgtgagaaaaaACTACTGCTGGCTAACTGGTGGctgctggctggtgctggtttggtgtgagagaaaaacactgttgactGATTGCATCGAACAGAATGAAGACAGTTGTTGCATCTGTTTCTAGCATCACATCAGATCAGATGGAACTATATGGCAGGCTTTCTGACTTTGTCTCTGGCAGCCTAGCAGGTGGCCGGTGAGATAACACCAGAACATTGaacttagggtgtgtttagttggtgaaaaagtttgagttttgataC
The nucleotide sequence above comes from Panicum virgatum strain AP13 chromosome 3K, P.virgatum_v5, whole genome shotgun sequence. Encoded proteins:
- the LOC120696763 gene encoding uncharacterized protein LOC120696763, which encodes MPSAPAVVPPELPKLSPTSLQARRPRSPLANGSAAGDFELRHWRTPKKRAAAPWAPPVIDIPNGAGSDDDSNSRGGGGHGYTSLRDILSSPEYAATAGGSPAACGVIGGGCGSCGDVHMIRHPLVKHAAYAYLQMTPSAREDPGRRGRRWRGPLCRLLRGCLSFIGALFRP